TCACCGCCTCGATAAAATCAACGCCGTAATTGTTATGCTCTTCAATGCCGGTGGCAACAGCAAAAATATTCGGGTCAAAGATAATATCCTGCGGCGGGAAACCGACCTTCCCTGTCAAGATTTTATAGGCGCGGATGCAGATCGCCACCTTGCGCTCCTTGCTGTCGGCCTGCCCCTGCTCGTCAAACGCCATAACAACAACCGCCGCACCATAAGCGCGCGCCAGCCTGGCGTGTTCAACAAAGGCTTCCTCCCCCTCTTTCAACGAAATGGAATTGACAATCGCCTTGCCCTGCACGCATTTCAGACCGGCTTCAATCACGTCCCATCTGGACGAATCAATCATCACCGGCACGCGGGAAATATCGGGCTCTGCCGCCAGCAGGTTCAAAAACTCCACCATCACGGCTTTTGAATCAATCAGGCCCTCATCCATATTGATGTCAATCACCTGCGCGCCGTTTTCAACCTGCGCCCGCGCCACCTCCAAAGCGGCGCTGTAATCGCCTGCTGTGATCAGCTTGCGGAAACGCGCCGAACCGGTGACATTGGTGCGCTCGCCGATATTGACAAAGGGAATATCCGGGATGAGCGTGAACGGCTCAAGACCGGAAAGGTGCAGGTAAGGCGCAACCTTCGGCACAGCACGCGGGGCGAATTCCTTTACCGTTTCCGCCACTGCGCTTATATGCTCCGGTGTCGAGCCACAACAGCCGCCAACAATATTCACCAGGCCGTCACGGGCAAAATCTGCCACATCGGCCGCCATCTTCTCCGGCGTTTCATCATATTCACCAAAAGCATTGGGCAGGCCGGCATTGGGATAGGCGCAAATCAGCGTATCAGCCCCGCCCGACAGTTCCTTAAGGTGCGGCTGCATGGCTTCTGCCCCCAGCGCGCAATTCAGCCCGACAGAAAAGGGCTGTGCATGGGCAACAGAATACCAGAACGCCGTCGGCGTCTGCCCGGAAAGCGTGCGCCCCGACAGATCGGTAATGGTGCCGGAAATCATCAGCGGCAGAGAAACGCGCTTCTCGGCAAAAATTTCCTGCGCGGCAAAAATCGCCGCCTTGGCATTGAGCGTATCAAAAATCGTTTCAACCAGCAGAAGATCCGCACCGCCATCAATCAGCCCGCGAATCTGCTCGCCATAAGCAAGGCGCAAATCATCAAAGGTTACAGCGCGATAGCCTGGATTGTTAACATCCGGCGACATGGAAGCGGTGCGGTTGGTCGGGCCGATTGCCCCGGCAACAAAGCGCAATGCCCCATCATGTTTTTGCGCCCGCTCCGCCGCGCGGCGCGCCAGCCGTGCCCCGTCACGGTTCAACTCATAAACCATCTCCTCCATGCCATAATCGGCCTGTGCTATACGCGTGGAAGAAAAAGTGTTGGTCTCGAGAATATCCGCGCCCGCCAGCGCATAACGATAATGGATTTCTTCTATCTCTTTCGGCTGGGTCAGCGTCAGCAGGTCATTATTGCCTTTCAGCGCGCAATCGCACACGGCAAAACGGCTGCCGCGGAAATGTTCTTCCTGAAAGCCCAATCCCTGAATCTGCGTGCCCATAGCGCCATCCAGAATCAGGATCCGCTCCCTGGCCAGCGCTTTCAGCCTTGCCAGACGGTTTACCGCGGGTTGTTTATCGCCAAAGAGCGAAGAAGCCGGATGAGTCATCATGTCGCGCCTTTTATTACCTCCCTTCCCGCATGACATAAAGGAATCTTTATGTCAATCACAAAGGCGCGCGCCTGAAACTCAAATCCGCTTAAAACTCCCAATCATCATCCGTGGTGGCAACGGCAGTGCCGATAACATAAGAAGAGCCGGAGCCGGAGAAAAAGTCGTGATTTTCGTCTGAATTGGGGGAAAGCGCCGACAGAATCGCCGGATTGACGCGGCAGATTTCCTGTGCGAACAGCGGCTCAAACCCAAGGTTCATCAGAGCCTTATTGGCATTATAATGCAGAAAGACCTTAACATCCTCACTCAAGCCCAGATCATCATAAAGCTGTTCAGTGTATCGGGTTTCAACCTCATACAAATCCAGCAACAGCTGACAAGCGAAATCCTTTAATTCTTCCTGCTCTTTCGCGCTTAGCTTCTGATAACCCAGCTGGAATTTATAGCCGATATAACAGCCATGCACCGCCTCATCACGGATAATCAGGCGGATAAGGTCAGCCGTATTGGTCAGCTTTGCCCGACTTGACCAGTACATCGGCAGATAAAAGCCAGAATAGAACAAAAAGCTTTCCAGAAAAACAGAAGCGATTTTGCGCCGCAGCGGGTCTTGCCCGTGATAAAGCCCCAGAATCAGATTGGCCTTTTTCTGCAAATGCTCGTTCTCACGCGACCAGCGGTAAGCGTCATCCACATCCGGCGTCAGGCACAGGGTGGAAAAAATCGAGGAATAAGACCGCGCATGCACCGCCTCCATAAAGGCGATGTTGGAAAGCACCGCCTCTTCATGCGGCGTCACCGCATCCGGCATCAGCGAAACCGCGCCAACTGTGTTCTGCACCGTGTCAAGCAGTGTCAAGCCGGTAAAAACCCGGATGGTGAGTTGCTTTTCCGCTTCTGTCAGGCTGCCCCATGAAGGGATGTCATTGGACAGCGGGATTTTTTCCGGCAGCCAGAAATTACCGGTCAGGCGGTTCCAGACTTCCAGATCTTTCTCATCTTCAATACGGTTCCAGTTCACCGCCAGAATTGCGGCGTTTTTATCCAAAAGTGTCGTCATTTTTTATCAATCCTTACAAACTGCACGAAACGCAGCCTTCAACTTCGGTGCCGCTCAATGCCATCTGCCGCAGGCGGATATAATAAAGGGTTTTGATCCCTTTCTTCCAGGCATAAATCTGGGCGCGGTTAATGTCGCGGGTGGTGGCCGTATCAGGGAAAAACAGCGTCAGCGACAGGCCCTGGTCAACATGTTGCGTCGCCACAGCATAGGTATCGATAATCTTGTCCGGGCCGATTTCATAAGCATCCTGATAAAAGCCGAGATTGTCATTATTCATATAAGGCGCGGGATAATAGACCCGGCCGATTTTGCCCTCTTTGCGGATTTCAATTTTTGAAACAATCGGATGAATCGATGCGGTCGCATGGTTGATATAAGAGATGGAACCTGTCGGCGGCACGGCCTGCAAATTGCGGTTATAGAGGCCGAATTCCTGCACCGACTGTTGCAGTTCCTGCCAGTTCTCCCGTGTCGGAATAGCGATATTGCTGCGCTCAAACAAAGCTTTCACCTGTTCAAACTGCGGCTTCCATTCCTGTTCAAGATATTTTGTGAAAAAGCTGCCGTCTGCATAGGTCGATTTTTCAAAGCCGGCAAACTTTTCCTGCCGCTCTCTGGCAATCAGGTTTGAAGCCTGCAACGCATGATAGAGAATAGTGTAAAAATACATATTGGTGAAATCAAGCGCTTCCGGTGAGCCGTAATAAAGACGCTCCCGCGCCAAAAACCCGTGCAGATTCATCTGCCCCAGCCCGATAGCATGGCTTTCGCTGTTGCCCCGGGCGACTGTCGGCACACAGGCGACATTGCTCATGTCCGAAACCGCAGAAAGCGCGCGAACCGCCGTTTCAACCGTCTGGCCGAAATCTGGCGAATCCATGGTTTTGGCGATATTCAGCGAACCAAGATTGCACGAAATATCAGTGCCGACGGTTTCATACGTCAAATCCTCCTTGAGAACCGATGGGGTGTTGACCTGCAAAATCTCCGAGCACAGATTGCTCATATTGATACGTCCGGCAATCGGATTGGCGCGATTGGCCGTATCCTCAAACAGAATATAGGGATAGCCGGATTCAAACTGAATCTCCGCCAGTGTCTGGAAAAATTCACGCGCATTGATCTTGCTTTTCCTGATCTGCGGATTATCAACAAAAGCATGATAATGCTCGCTCAAGGAAATATCGCTGAATGGCTTGCCGGTGATGCGCTCCACATCATAGGGCGAAAACAGATACATATCCTCGTTGTTTTTCGCCAGTTCAAAAGTGATATCGGGAATAATCACCCCGAGCGACAGGGTTTTGATACGGATTTTTTCATCGGCGTTTTCACGCTTGGTATCAAGAAAACGCATAATATCAGGGTGATGGGCATTGAGATACACCGCCCCCGCCCCCTGCCGTGCACCAAGCTGGTTGGCATAGGAAAAGGCGTCTTCCAGCAATTTCATCACCGGTATAACACCGGAAGACTGGTTTTCAATCTTCTTGATCGGCGCGCCGGCCTCACGCAGATTGTTGAGGTTCAGCGCCACGCCGCCGCCGCGTTTTGACAATTGCAGCGCCGAATTGATGGCGCGGCCGATGGATTCCATATTGTCTTCAATGCGCAGCAGAAAACACGAGACAAGCTCGCCGCGCTGCTGCTTGCCGGCATTGAGAAAAGTGGGCGTCGCCGGCTGGAAACGGCCTGAAATCATTTCGTCCACCAATTGCCCGGCCAGTTTCTGGTCACCACGGGCAAGCGCCAGTGCCACCAGGCAAATGCGGTCTTCATAGCGTTCCAGATAACGCTTGCCGTCAAAGGTTTTCAGCGTGTAGCTGGTGTAATATTTGAAAGCGCCCAGAAAGGTCGGAAAACGGAATTTGTGAGCATAAGCCTGTTTGAACAGCTGCTTGATAAAAGCAAAATCATACTGTTTCAAAACAGCCTCTTCATAATAGCCCTCTTCCACCAGATAATCGAGTTTCTCCTTCAGATTATGAAAAAAAACCGTGTTCTGGTTGACATGCTGCAAAAAATACTGCCGCGCCGCCAGCTTGTCCTGTTCAAACTGGATTTTGCCGTTCTCATCATACAGATTCAGCATGGCGTTCAGCGCATGATAATCAGGGGCAGTTGCCTTGGCGGGGTGCCGCTCACTCATAAGTCTCTCCAAAATTTTTCCAATCCCTGTTTAACGCAAGTGACATCATGTGCCGTCCCGCGCAATTCAAACCGGTAAAGGCAGGGTATGTTGCATTTTTCAGCAATAACCGGCCCGGCAAGCGCATAAGCCCAGCCGAAATTGCGGTTGCCGCCGGCAATCACCCCGCGCAGCAGCACGCGGTTATGCTCATCATTCAAAAACTGCATGACCGGCTTCGGCACAGCGCCGCGCCCTTCCCCATCAGCATAAGTCGGCACAACCAGCACAAACGGTTCATGCACCTGCCGGCGGCAAGTGCCCGCATCAAGCCGCAATAACGGCGCGTTCAGCTGTTTGACAAAATGGCGGGTGTTGCCGGTTGCACTGGAATAGTAAACCAGCAGCGCCATATCAGCCGAGCCGATTGATCATATCCGGCCGGAAACCCGCCCAGTGGCTGTCACCGGCAACGACAACCGGAACCTGCCGGTAGCCGAGTGTCTGCACATAGGAAAACGCTTCATCATCCTGCGAAATATCAACCACGCTGTAAGCCAGCCCTTTACTGTCCAGAGCGCGATAGGTGGCGGAGCATTGCATGCAGGACGGCTTGCTGTAGATGGTAATGGTCATCGTCTTTTTTCTTTCACACTGAAGCAGTGCCTGCAAGCGCAAGCTTCCAGGCCAACTGCGATTTATCTGAATTTTGGGTACACAAGATATCTTTGCCAGAGAAACTGGCAGCTTAAGATAAACAAAAGGCTGAAACGCCAGAACAGAACAAGAAGTATTTAAACCGGCGGCGCGGCCATCATATAATAACAGGTCATATAACTTCCTTCCCGAAGCTTACCCGGTACGCAGACAGCATCTGATTTGCGCTGCTTCTGCCCGTTGACAAATCTCTCACCCAAGGCAGGCTTCCTGACTCATGGCTTACCGCAGAAACCGCCTCCCCAAAGCTGCAAAGCTCCAGGAACATCATGGCCTGCACACACCATTCACAGTTGCGGGGGCAGTTCCGGACTTGGGGCGCAACATATCACCTGCATAACAGGTATTACAGGCGCACCGCACCGGATTCCCGTCTTCGCTTTTTCATTCTGTCGAATCAAAAAGAACCCTGAATACAACATATAGTATCAAGCCTTGAAAAACCGTCAAGATAGCTTAAAAACCGGCTTTCCCTGTTTTTATGGAAACCTGCCGGATTCATCCACAGGCTATCCACAAAAATCAAAATAAATTTTACATAATGATATAAATATTTCTTTATATCATTATTGACAGTTGCCGCTTCATAGGACACAAAAGAGAGTGTCATGGTTCTCATGCCTGTCTTTGGCAGGCTTGAACCAAGAGGGAAAACGGTGCGGATGATTTCCAAAGCCGGTGCTGCCCCCGCAACTGTAAACGGATGAGTCTTTGTTCACGACGCCACTTGGAATTTCTCAGGGAAGGCGAACAAAAACAGTGACCCGTAAGCCAGGAGACCTGCCATGACATGAATATAACTGACACACGGGCGGGGTGCTCCGGAGGTCGCCATACGTATGGGCAATCCTGCGTATAGCATCTGTTACCCTTTGCCCCCTTTACAGGGGATATGATTCGATGACGACAACAATCAGAACAGCAGCGCTTGGTTTTCCGCGCATTGGCGCCAGACGCGAGCTGAAAACCGCACTTGAAGCGTTCTGGAGCGGTAAAATACCGCCTCAGGATTTATTGCAAACAGCCGCTGCCTTACGGAAAGACAACTGGCAACGCCAGAAGGCCAAAGGCATTGCCATCATTCCATCCAATGATTTCTCGCTCTATGACCATGTGCTTGACACTGCTATCATGGTTGGCGCCGTGCAAACCGATCAAGGCGCCGATGATAGCCGCTTTCTCGAGCGCTATTTCGCGCTGGCGCGTGGGCGTGAGGCCCATGACAGCAATTGCAGTTGCGGCTGTGTCAGGGGCAGCGGTACAAAAGCGCTGGAAATGACCAAATGGTTTGATACAAACTATCACTACCTTGTGCCGGAATTGCAGGCGGGACAATCTTTCTTCCTGCAGGCGGCAAAACCCGTTGCCGAATTTCTGGAGGCCAGGGCACTGGGTATTATCACCCGTCCGGTAATTCTGGGCCCCGTCAGCTTCCTGCTGCTGGCGAAATGCCGCGATGGTGAAACCGACACCCTCACCCTGCTGCCCAAACTCGTCCCCGTTTATCAGGAGCTTTTAAAGCAATTGAAAAATGTCGGTTGTGACTGGGTGCAGATTGACGAACCGGTTCTGGTTACCGACCTGAACAAAAATCAGCAAGGCGCATTTGATTATGCCTATCGCCTGCTGGGCAAGGACACCTCCCTGCCCAAAATCCTGCTTGCCAGTTATTTTGGTGATCTGGGTGATAATCAGACAACCGCACTCAATCTGCCGGTCGCGGGTTTGCATATTGACCTTGTGCGCGGCATGAACCAGCTGGACTCTGTCGTCAATGCCCTGCGGCCGGATCAGCTGCTTTCACTTGGCGTGATTGACGGGCGCAATGTCTGGCGCGCTGATGTGCCCAAACTGGTCGAGACATTTGCGCCGGTTATCGCCACACTCGGCGCAGACCGCGTGCAGCTTGCACCATCATGTTCACTGTTGCATGTGCCAATTGACTTGCAACAGGAAAGCAAACTTGATGACGAACTAAAATCCTGGCTGGCTTTTGCCATGCAGAAGCTTGACGAACTGGTGCTGCTGGCCCGCGCGCTGTCGGGTGAAAAAGCAGCGGTGCAGACGCAACTGGATCACATCAGCACCGCTCTGGCGCAGCGCAGAAGCTCACCCCGAATCATCAAGCCCCAGGTCCGCCATGAACTCGCACAGCTTAAGGGCAAACCGGTTGAACGCCGCTCCCCTTATGCAGAGCGCAGTAAAAAGCAAAAAGATATTCTACAGCTGCCACTGTTTCCGACAAC
This is a stretch of genomic DNA from Candidatus Tokpelaia hoelldoblerii. It encodes these proteins:
- the nrdF gene encoding Ribonucleoside-diphosphate reductase subunit beta (bhsal11020) — translated: MTTLLDKNAAILAVNWNRIEDEKDLEVWNRLTGNFWLPEKIPLSNDIPSWGSLTEAEKQLTIRVFTGLTLLDTVQNTVGAVSLMPDAVTPHEEAVLSNIAFMEAVHARSYSSIFSTLCLTPDVDDAYRWSRENEHLQKKANLILGLYHGQDPLRRKIASVFLESFLFYSGFYLPMYWSSRAKLTNTADLIRLIIRDEAVHGCYIGYKFQLGYQKLSAKEQEELKDFACQLLLDLYEVETRYTEQLYDDLGLSEDVKVFLHYNANKALMNLGFEPLFAQEICRVNPAILSALSPNSDENHDFFSGSGSSYVIGTAVATTDDDWEF
- a CDS encoding Ribonucleoside-diphosphate reductase (bhsal11030), whose translation is MSERHPAKATAPDYHALNAMLNLYDENGKIQFEQDKLAARQYFLQHVNQNTVFFHNLKEKLDYLVEEGYYEEAVLKQYDFAFIKQLFKQAYAHKFRFPTFLGAFKYYTSYTLKTFDGKRYLERYEDRICLVALALARGDQKLAGQLVDEMISGRFQPATPTFLNAGKQQRGELVSCFLLRIEDNMESIGRAINSALQLSKRGGGVALNLNNLREAGAPIKKIENQSSGVIPVMKLLEDAFSYANQLGARQGAGAVYLNAHHPDIMRFLDTKRENADEKIRIKTLSLGVIIPDITFELAKNNEDMYLFSPYDVERITGKPFSDISLSEHYHAFVDNPQIRKSKINAREFFQTLAEIQFESGYPYILFEDTANRANPIAGRINMSNLCSEILQVNTPSVLKEDLTYETVGTDISCNLGSLNIAKTMDSPDFGQTVETAVRALSAVSDMSNVACVPTVARGNSESHAIGLGQMNLHGFLARERLYYGSPEALDFTNMYFYTILYHALQASNLIARERQEKFAGFEKSTYADGSFFTKYLEQEWKPQFEQVKALFERSNIAIPTRENWQELQQSVQEFGLYNRNLQAVPPTGSISYINHATASIHPIVSKIEIRKEGKIGRVYYPAPYMNNDNLGFYQDAYEIGPDKIIDTYAVATQHVDQGLSLTLFFPDTATTRDINRAQIYAWKKGIKTLYYIRLRQMALSGTEVEGCVSCSL
- the nrdI gene encoding Protein NrdI (bhsal11040), which encodes MALLVYYSSATGNTRHFVKQLNAPLLRLDAGTCRRQVHEPFVLVVPTYADGEGRGAVPKPVMQFLNDEHNRVLLRGVIAGGNRNFGWAYALAGPVIAEKCNIPCLYRFELRGTAHDVTCVKQGLEKFWRDL
- the nrdH gene encoding Putative glutaredoxin (bhsal11050), yielding MTITIYSKPSCMQCSATYRALDSKGLAYSVVDISQDDEAFSYVQTLGYRQVPVVVAGDSHWAGFRPDMINRLG
- a CDS encoding Hypothetical protein (bhsal11060), with the protein product MTLSFVSYEAATVNNDIKKYLYHYVKFILIFVDSLWMNPAGFHKNRESRFLSYLDGFSRLDTICCIQGSF
- the metE gene encoding 5-methyltetrahydropteroyltriglutamate--homocysteine methyltransferase (bhsal11070) codes for the protein MTTTIRTAALGFPRIGARRELKTALEAFWSGKIPPQDLLQTAAALRKDNWQRQKAKGIAIIPSNDFSLYDHVLDTAIMVGAVQTDQGADDSRFLERYFALARGREAHDSNCSCGCVRGSGTKALEMTKWFDTNYHYLVPELQAGQSFFLQAAKPVAEFLEARALGIITRPVILGPVSFLLLAKCRDGETDTLTLLPKLVPVYQELLKQLKNVGCDWVQIDEPVLVTDLNKNQQGAFDYAYRLLGKDTSLPKILLASYFGDLGDNQTTALNLPVAGLHIDLVRGMNQLDSVVNALRPDQLLSLGVIDGRNVWRADVPKLVETFAPVIATLGADRVQLAPSCSLLHVPIDLQQESKLDDELKSWLAFAMQKLDELVLLARALSGEKAAVQTQLDHISTALAQRRSSPRIIKPQVRHELAQLKGKPVERRSPYAERSKKQKDILQLPLFPTTTIGSFPQSADVRKHRSAFTKGELSAADYNTFITERTKEAIGWQEEVGLDVLVHGEFERNDMVQYFGEKLDGFAFTQHGWVQSYGSRYVRPPIIYGDVTRPAPMTVAWWQTAQSFTSKPVKGMLTGPVTILNWSFVRDDQSREDTCRQIALAIRDEVKDLEKAGAKIIQIDEAALREGLPLKAKDKAHYLDWAVACFKLCQSTVEDSTQIHTHMCYSEFNDIIASIAAMDADVISIETSRSKMELLDIFKQFHYPNEIGPGVYDIHSPRIPAVDEITELLSHALNRLNADKLWFNPDCGLKTRHWEEVKPAIAHMVAAARILRQKTVQ